Proteins from a genomic interval of Streptomyces sp. SID8374:
- a CDS encoding peptidoglycan-binding protein: MRKNRLPRRTLAALTAVFLLAAPTTAAHATAPPPPASAQGLRTFQQSYGLAPTGLVDTATAHLLRTAPDSELRAAFADPSDLGPEQLAHARTVIGVGKGADLPEQGQVIALMTAMQESKFVNYTTPVDHDSLGIFQQRPSMGWGTPKQITHVPTASKSFYGLPSPTDNPGLLQIKGWESMEPGKACQAVQRSAHPDRYAQWEGFARDLLEREGPTVDPID, encoded by the coding sequence ATGCGCAAGAACAGGCTCCCCCGCCGCACGCTCGCGGCGCTCACCGCCGTATTCCTGCTGGCGGCCCCCACCACCGCCGCCCACGCCACCGCACCCCCGCCGCCCGCCTCCGCCCAGGGCCTGCGCACCTTCCAGCAGAGTTACGGGCTGGCGCCCACCGGCCTGGTGGACACGGCGACGGCCCACCTCCTCAGGACGGCCCCGGACAGCGAACTGCGCGCGGCCTTCGCCGACCCGTCCGACCTCGGCCCGGAACAGCTCGCCCACGCGCGTACGGTCATCGGCGTCGGGAAGGGGGCGGACCTCCCCGAGCAGGGGCAGGTGATCGCCCTGATGACGGCCATGCAGGAGTCGAAGTTCGTCAACTACACGACTCCGGTGGACCACGACTCGCTCGGGATCTTCCAGCAGCGCCCGAGCATGGGCTGGGGCACCCCGAAGCAGATCACCCACGTCCCGACCGCGTCGAAGTCCTTCTACGGGCTGCCGTCGCCGACCGACAACCCGGGGCTGCTCCAGATCAAGGGCTGGGAGTCGATGGAGCCGGGCAAGGCGTGCCAGGCGGTGCAGCGGTCCGCGCACCCCGACCGGTACGCGCAGTGGGAGGGGTTCGCCCGGGATCTGCTGGAGCGGGAGGGGCCGACGGTGGACCCGATCGACTGA
- a CDS encoding ABC transporter ATP-binding protein — MAKQTVRKDDERHGPVVAEHTLQARDVRLGYGDREIVPGLSVTVPPGKITVIVGPNACGKSTLLRAMARLLAPSAGAVLLNGRSIQEMPTKEVAAVLGILPQSPTAPEGITVSDLVGRGRYPHQGWFRRWSAEDDEAVAQALLSTDVLELADRPVDELSGGQRQRVWIAMALAQRTDILLLDEPTTFLDASHQLDVLDLLTDLNRERGVTMVAVLHDLNLACRYADHMIAMKDGRILAEGRPADIVTEELVGEVFGMRCSVIEDPASATPMVVPLGRHHVKGADAKDPAA; from the coding sequence ATGGCGAAGCAGACAGTCCGGAAAGACGACGAAAGGCATGGCCCGGTCGTGGCTGAGCACACTCTTCAAGCCCGGGACGTCCGGCTCGGCTACGGCGACCGGGAGATCGTCCCCGGTCTGAGCGTCACCGTCCCGCCCGGGAAGATCACCGTCATCGTCGGCCCCAACGCCTGCGGCAAGTCGACCCTGCTGCGGGCGATGGCCCGGCTGCTCGCGCCCTCCGCCGGGGCGGTGCTCCTGAACGGCCGGTCCATCCAGGAGATGCCGACCAAGGAGGTCGCCGCGGTCCTCGGCATCCTGCCGCAGAGCCCCACGGCACCCGAGGGCATCACGGTCTCCGACCTGGTCGGCCGGGGCCGCTACCCGCACCAGGGCTGGTTCCGCCGCTGGAGCGCGGAGGACGACGAGGCGGTCGCGCAGGCGCTGCTCTCCACCGACGTCCTGGAACTGGCCGACCGGCCGGTGGACGAGCTCTCGGGCGGTCAGCGCCAGCGGGTGTGGATCGCCATGGCGCTGGCGCAGCGTACGGACATCCTGCTGCTGGACGAGCCGACGACGTTCCTGGACGCCAGCCACCAACTCGACGTCCTGGACCTGCTGACCGACCTCAACCGCGAGCGCGGCGTCACGATGGTGGCCGTCCTGCACGACCTGAACCTGGCCTGCCGGTACGCGGACCACATGATCGCCATGAAGGACGGGCGGATCCTGGCGGAGGGGCGGCCGGCCGACATCGTGACGGAGGAGCTGGTCGGCGAGGTCTTCGGGATGCGCTGCTCGGTGATCGAGGACCCGGCGTCGGCGACCCCGATGGTGGTGCCGCTGGGCCGCCACCATGTGAAGGGGGCTGACGCGAAGGACCCGGCGGCCTGA
- a CDS encoding iron-siderophore ABC transporter substrate-binding protein translates to MNASASRRPRRTPVLMAGAVAALLVGVSACGTSDDSSDTSGSASPAASEGAFPAKVATKFGEVTVDKQPKRIVALGWGDAETVLALGGQPVGASDWLPFGGEGVGPWAKGMYDKAPELIGTMEPEFEKIASLQPDLILDTKSSGDQTRYDTLKKIAPTVGVPKGGDQYKISWEQQTTMIAAAMGVPEKGKELIAETGKKFEAAAKAHPEFKDATIVLGSRTSEGYGAYVGGTGRVDFVERLGFKNSPAVEAKGGEGFSVSISKENLELLDADLTVMTPIGVPATDISNDPLYKAVPSVKAGNALIFDDQLISQAFATDSVLSVSYALEKVVPLFAEKVKK, encoded by the coding sequence ATGAACGCTTCCGCTTCCCGGCGCCCGCGCCGCACCCCCGTCCTGATGGCCGGTGCCGTCGCCGCCCTGCTCGTCGGCGTCTCCGCCTGCGGTACGTCGGACGACTCCTCCGACACCTCCGGCTCCGCGTCCCCCGCCGCCTCCGAAGGCGCCTTCCCCGCCAAGGTCGCGACGAAGTTCGGCGAGGTCACTGTCGACAAGCAGCCCAAGCGCATCGTCGCGCTCGGCTGGGGCGACGCCGAGACCGTGCTCGCGCTCGGCGGCCAGCCGGTCGGGGCGAGCGACTGGCTGCCGTTCGGCGGCGAGGGCGTCGGCCCCTGGGCGAAGGGCATGTACGACAAGGCCCCCGAGCTGATCGGCACGATGGAGCCGGAGTTCGAGAAGATCGCCTCCCTCCAGCCGGACCTCATCCTGGACACCAAGTCCAGCGGTGACCAGACCCGGTACGACACGCTGAAGAAGATCGCCCCGACCGTCGGCGTGCCCAAGGGCGGCGACCAGTACAAGATCTCGTGGGAGCAGCAGACCACGATGATCGCCGCCGCGATGGGCGTGCCCGAGAAGGGCAAGGAGCTGATCGCGGAGACCGGGAAGAAGTTCGAGGCGGCGGCGAAGGCGCACCCCGAGTTCAAGGACGCCACGATCGTGCTCGGCTCGCGCACCTCCGAGGGGTACGGCGCGTACGTCGGCGGCACCGGCCGGGTCGACTTCGTGGAGCGCCTCGGCTTCAAGAACAGCCCGGCCGTCGAGGCCAAGGGCGGTGAGGGCTTCTCGGTCTCCATCTCCAAGGAGAACCTGGAACTCCTGGACGCCGACCTCACGGTGATGACCCCGATCGGCGTCCCCGCCACGGACATCAGCAACGACCCGCTGTACAAGGCGGTCCCGTCGGTCAAGGCCGGCAACGCGCTGATCTTCGACGACCAGCTGATCTCGCAGGCGTTCGCCACGGACTCGGTGCTCTCCGTCTCGTACGCACTGGAGAAGGTCGTCCCGCTCTTCGCGGAGAAGGTCAAGAAGTAA
- a CDS encoding glycoside hydrolase family 64 protein, with amino-acid sequence MFLTGAAASAAALTYPAWGTALSPRASAAPATCELALENKSLPGTVHAYVTGHELGTDRWVLLRPNGEVYRPDSPGAPQTPLPVDCAIPLNAAGAAPVVLTLPQMYGARVYFVRDDKLDFFLNPGPSLVEPAFATPTDPNYGRTWAFAEFTFNTEQLYSNISYVDLITALPIGITLEGDGTHVVAPHPEGAAERIADDLTAQAAADGQPWDQLVTRGDDGKVLRVVSPQNIMAPYFDRPDEMPFRGLFEAQIDEVWEKYRSEDLRIDLQGGRGTLAGRVSGDTLTFEGGHTFTKPETKDIFTCNHGPFTNNPGDSDDKKAILARLAAGFNRSIMLSHPSQPNGTSVSDYYKTPVTNHWSRVVHANSPIGYAFPYDDVRPDGEPDVSGAAHDGNPRRFTVSVGS; translated from the coding sequence ATGTTCCTGACCGGCGCCGCCGCATCGGCCGCGGCGCTGACGTACCCCGCCTGGGGCACCGCCCTCTCCCCGCGCGCCTCGGCGGCCCCCGCGACCTGCGAACTGGCCCTGGAGAACAAGTCGTTGCCGGGCACGGTGCACGCGTACGTCACCGGCCACGAGCTGGGCACCGACCGCTGGGTGCTGCTCCGGCCGAACGGCGAGGTCTACCGCCCCGACTCCCCCGGCGCCCCGCAGACCCCGCTCCCGGTGGACTGCGCGATCCCGCTCAACGCGGCGGGCGCGGCCCCGGTGGTGCTGACCCTGCCGCAGATGTACGGGGCGCGGGTCTACTTCGTCCGCGACGACAAGCTGGACTTCTTCCTCAATCCGGGCCCCTCCCTGGTGGAGCCCGCCTTCGCGACGCCGACGGACCCGAACTACGGGCGTACCTGGGCGTTCGCCGAGTTCACCTTCAACACCGAGCAGCTGTACTCCAACATCAGCTACGTGGACCTGATCACCGCCCTCCCGATCGGCATCACGCTGGAGGGCGACGGCACCCACGTCGTGGCCCCGCACCCCGAGGGCGCGGCGGAGCGGATCGCCGACGATCTCACCGCCCAGGCCGCCGCCGACGGGCAGCCGTGGGACCAGCTGGTCACCCGGGGCGACGACGGCAAAGTCCTGCGGGTCGTCTCGCCGCAGAACATCATGGCGCCGTACTTCGACCGGCCCGACGAGATGCCGTTCCGGGGCCTGTTCGAGGCGCAGATCGACGAGGTCTGGGAGAAGTACCGCTCCGAGGACCTGCGGATCGACCTCCAGGGCGGCCGGGGCACGCTGGCGGGCCGGGTCAGCGGGGACACGCTGACGTTCGAGGGCGGCCACACCTTCACCAAGCCGGAGACGAAGGACATCTTCACCTGCAACCACGGCCCGTTCACCAACAACCCGGGCGACTCCGACGACAAGAAGGCGATCCTGGCGCGGCTGGCGGCGGGCTTCAACCGGTCGATCATGCTGAGCCACCCGAGCCAGCCGAACGGCACCTCGGTGTCGGACTACTACAAGACGCCGGTGACCAACCACTGGTCCCGGGTGGTCCACGCCAACAGCCCGATCGGCTACGCGTTCCCGTACGACGACGTCCGCCCGGACGGCGAGCCCGACGTCTCGGGCGCGGCGCACGACGGGAACCCGCGCCGCTTCACGGTGAGCGTGGGGTCCTGA
- a CDS encoding YceI family protein, whose protein sequence is MALFTRKSTAAAPTATAEAPAVDPALAALTGTYTIDPAHSSIGFTVRHAMVTNVRGSFGEHEGTLTLDGTDPANSSAAIDVKIASVDTGIADRDGHLASGDFFDAEKFPLMTFRSTRAEQLGGEAYRITGDLTIKDVTRPLSIDLEFNGSATDVYGNERVGFEGSADILRSDWGLTWNAALETGGVMVSDKVKLNFDISAIKAAAPQA, encoded by the coding sequence ATGGCTCTGTTCACCCGCAAGTCGACCGCCGCCGCCCCGACCGCCACCGCCGAGGCCCCCGCGGTGGACCCGGCACTGGCCGCCCTGACCGGCACCTACACCATCGACCCGGCCCACAGCAGCATCGGCTTCACCGTGCGCCACGCGATGGTCACCAACGTGCGCGGCTCCTTCGGCGAGCACGAGGGCACCTTGACCCTGGACGGCACCGACCCCGCGAACTCCTCCGCCGCCATCGACGTGAAGATCGCGAGCGTCGACACCGGCATCGCCGACCGCGACGGCCACCTGGCCAGCGGCGACTTCTTCGACGCCGAGAAGTTCCCCCTGATGACGTTCCGGTCCACGCGCGCCGAGCAGCTGGGCGGCGAGGCGTACCGGATCACCGGCGACCTGACCATCAAGGACGTCACGCGCCCGCTCTCCATCGACCTGGAGTTCAACGGCTCCGCCACCGACGTCTACGGCAACGAGCGCGTCGGCTTCGAGGGCAGCGCGGACATCCTGCGCTCCGACTGGGGCCTGACCTGGAACGCGGCGCTGGAGACGGGCGGGGTCATGGTCAGCGACAAGGTGAAGCTGAACTTCGACATCTCCGCGATCAAGGCGGCGGCACCGCAGGCGTGA
- a CDS encoding iron chelate uptake ABC transporter family permease subunit produces MSAPPIAKEAAGDRLADAVRQVNAVRGRGRRRSVTVAAALFVAAVAMFGLSLSVGDMVMPIGKVVETLLGGGDGGSQFVVLELRLPRALLAVLVGAAFGLSGGVFQTVLRNPLASPDLIGISAGASAVAVTAALLFQVSGLALSGSALAGAVGAGAAIYVLAWRQGVAGQRLVLVGIGVGMGLSSVVWYVMARSDVTDAQEAFRWLAGSLNGRSWNQFWPILGALALLVPLTAVAAHALRPLQLGDDAAAGLGTKVEPSRLALLGCATALAGVATAAAGPVGFVAFVAAPIARRLVPGRGAALPHAALTGALLVLVADFAAQHMLPSVQLPVGVVTSIIGAPYLLLLLARANRVGSGG; encoded by the coding sequence GTGAGCGCCCCTCCGATCGCCAAGGAAGCCGCAGGGGACCGGCTCGCCGATGCCGTACGGCAGGTCAACGCCGTACGCGGACGGGGGCGGCGGCGGTCCGTGACCGTCGCGGCGGCCCTGTTCGTCGCCGCGGTCGCCATGTTCGGCCTCTCGCTCAGCGTCGGCGACATGGTCATGCCCATCGGCAAGGTCGTCGAGACGCTCCTCGGTGGCGGCGACGGCGGCTCGCAGTTCGTCGTCCTGGAACTCCGGCTGCCCCGCGCCCTTCTCGCGGTCCTCGTCGGCGCCGCGTTCGGGCTCTCCGGCGGCGTCTTCCAGACCGTGCTGCGTAACCCGCTCGCCAGCCCGGACCTCATCGGCATCAGCGCCGGGGCCAGCGCCGTCGCCGTCACCGCGGCCCTCCTCTTCCAGGTCAGCGGGCTCGCCCTCTCCGGGAGTGCCCTGGCCGGGGCGGTCGGTGCCGGGGCCGCCATCTACGTACTCGCCTGGCGGCAGGGCGTCGCCGGGCAGCGGCTCGTCCTCGTCGGGATCGGCGTCGGCATGGGGCTCTCCAGCGTCGTCTGGTACGTGATGGCCCGCTCCGACGTCACCGACGCGCAGGAGGCCTTCCGCTGGCTGGCCGGCAGCCTCAACGGCCGCTCCTGGAACCAGTTCTGGCCGATCCTCGGCGCGCTCGCCCTCCTCGTCCCGCTCACCGCCGTCGCCGCGCACGCGCTGCGGCCCCTCCAGCTGGGGGACGACGCGGCCGCCGGACTGGGTACGAAGGTGGAGCCGAGCCGCCTCGCCCTGCTCGGGTGCGCCACGGCCCTGGCGGGGGTCGCCACGGCGGCGGCCGGGCCCGTCGGGTTCGTGGCCTTCGTCGCCGCACCGATCGCCCGCCGCCTGGTCCCGGGCCGGGGCGCCGCCCTGCCCCACGCGGCCCTGACCGGCGCCCTGCTGGTCCTCGTCGCCGACTTCGCCGCCCAGCACATGCTGCCCTCGGTGCAGCTGCCGGTGGGCGTGGTCACCAGCATCATCGGGGCCCCGTACCTGCTCCTGCTCCTGGCCCGCGCCAACCGCGTGGGGAGTGGCGGCTGA
- a CDS encoding MSMEG_1061 family FMN-dependent PPOX-type flavoprotein, with protein sequence MPYAADAADSPAAPTSGPLAGAVPLGSAEELREILGTPHPIVIDKVHDRLTEDDLDLLARSPFCAVSTSDAAGNCDVTPRGDAPGFTHVLDPATLALPDRLGNRRADSFHNILSNPHVGLLYLIPGAMDVLRINGRARILTDAPFFDAMTLKGRRPKLALVVEIDEIFRHCSNALQRSGVWAPQTWEGAGG encoded by the coding sequence TTGCCGTACGCCGCCGACGCCGCCGACTCCCCCGCCGCCCCCACCTCCGGCCCGCTGGCCGGGGCCGTCCCCCTGGGCTCGGCGGAGGAGCTGCGCGAGATCCTGGGCACGCCGCACCCCATCGTGATCGACAAGGTCCACGACCGGCTCACCGAGGACGACCTGGACCTGCTGGCCCGCTCCCCGTTCTGCGCGGTCTCCACCTCCGACGCGGCCGGCAACTGCGACGTCACCCCGCGCGGCGACGCCCCCGGCTTCACCCACGTCCTGGACCCCGCCACCCTCGCCCTCCCCGACCGCCTGGGCAACCGCAGGGCGGACAGCTTCCACAACATCCTGTCCAACCCGCACGTGGGCCTGCTCTACCTGATCCCCGGCGCGATGGACGTCCTCCGCATCAACGGCCGCGCCCGCATCCTCACGGACGCCCCGTTCTTCGACGCGATGACCCTGAAGGGCCGTCGCCCGAAGCTCGCCCTGGTCGTGGAGATAGACGAGATCTTCCGCCACTGCTCGAACGCGCTGCAACGGTCGGGGGTGTGGGCGCCTCAGACGTGGGAGGGGGCGGGGGGCTGA
- a CDS encoding catalase: protein MTDTSRKPTTSDSGAPVESDEHSLTVGPGGPILLQDSYLIEQMAQFNRERIPERQPHAKGSGAFGKFEVTADVSAYTKAALFQPGTTTELVARFSTVAGERGSPDTWRDPRGFAVKFYTSEGNYDMVGNNTPVFFVKDPMKFQHFIRSQKRRADNNLRDHDMQWDFWTLSPESAHQVTWLMGDRGIPRSWRHMNGYTSHTYMWINEAGQRFWVKYHFKTDQGVETFTQDEADQMASADTDYHTRDLFEHIRDGEYPSWTLKVQIMPYEEAKDYRFNPFDLTKVWPHSDYPLIEVGRMTLDRNPTDNHAEIEQAAFQPNNFVPGIGPSPDRMLLARLFSYADAHRYRIGGNYQQLPVNAPIAPVHTYSKDGAMAYRKTSDPVYAPNSKGGPAADTERYGTPPSWYADGEITRAAYVDHAEDDDWGQAGTMVREVLDDAARDRLVDNIVGHLLNGVTEPVLQRAFTYWSNVDSTLGKRVEQGVRAKAGEKDPKAAKQANPARSSMQHKA, encoded by the coding sequence ATGACCGACACCTCGCGCAAGCCGACCACGTCCGACTCCGGCGCCCCGGTGGAGAGCGACGAGCATTCGCTCACCGTCGGCCCGGGCGGACCGATCCTGCTCCAGGACTCGTACCTGATCGAGCAGATGGCGCAGTTCAACCGCGAACGCATCCCCGAGCGGCAGCCGCACGCCAAGGGCAGCGGCGCGTTCGGGAAGTTCGAGGTGACCGCGGACGTCTCCGCGTACACGAAGGCCGCGCTCTTCCAGCCCGGCACCACGACCGAGCTGGTCGCCAGGTTCTCCACCGTCGCCGGGGAGCGGGGCAGCCCGGACACCTGGCGGGACCCGCGCGGCTTCGCGGTGAAGTTCTACACCAGCGAAGGCAACTACGACATGGTGGGCAACAACACCCCCGTGTTCTTCGTGAAGGACCCGATGAAGTTCCAGCACTTCATCCGGTCCCAGAAACGCCGGGCGGACAACAACCTCCGCGACCACGACATGCAGTGGGACTTCTGGACGCTCTCGCCGGAGTCGGCGCACCAGGTCACCTGGCTGATGGGCGACCGGGGCATCCCGCGCTCCTGGCGCCACATGAACGGCTACACCTCGCACACGTACATGTGGATCAACGAGGCGGGCCAGCGGTTCTGGGTGAAGTACCACTTCAAGACCGACCAGGGCGTCGAGACGTTCACGCAGGACGAGGCCGACCAGATGGCCTCCGCGGACACGGACTACCACACGCGTGATCTGTTCGAGCACATCCGCGACGGCGAGTACCCGAGCTGGACGCTGAAGGTCCAGATCATGCCGTACGAGGAGGCGAAGGACTACCGGTTCAACCCGTTCGACCTGACCAAGGTGTGGCCGCACAGCGACTACCCGCTGATCGAGGTCGGCCGGATGACGCTGGACCGCAACCCCACGGACAACCACGCCGAGATCGAACAGGCGGCGTTCCAGCCGAACAACTTCGTCCCCGGCATCGGCCCGAGCCCGGACCGCATGCTCCTGGCGCGGCTGTTCTCCTACGCCGACGCGCACCGCTACCGCATCGGCGGCAACTACCAGCAGCTGCCCGTCAACGCTCCCATCGCCCCGGTGCACACGTACTCCAAGGATGGGGCGATGGCGTACCGGAAGACCAGCGACCCGGTCTACGCCCCGAACTCCAAGGGCGGCCCGGCGGCCGACACGGAGCGCTACGGCACCCCGCCGAGCTGGTACGCCGACGGCGAGATCACCCGCGCGGCCTACGTCGACCACGCCGAGGACGACGACTGGGGCCAGGCGGGCACGATGGTCCGCGAGGTCCTGGACGACGCGGCACGGGACCGGCTGGTGGACAACATCGTCGGCCACCTGCTCAACGGAGTGACCGAGCCGGTGCTCCAGCGGGCGTTCACGTACTGGTCGAACGTCGACAGCACGCTCGGCAAGCGCGTGGAGCAGGGCGTACGCGCGAAGGCGGGCGAGAAGGACCCGAAGGCGGCGAAGCAGGCCAACCCGGCCCGCTCGTCGATGCAGCACAAGGCCTGA
- a CDS encoding iron chelate uptake ABC transporter family permease subunit encodes MSGSVLLRKGEATGGGGKEARARRSRPVLALGLLAALGVLVLAVVASLAIGSGDVPFRDVLPGVFDPDLTVKGQLVIQEVRIPRTVAGLLAGAALGLAGTVMQGVARNPLADPQLLGINAGASVAVVCSITLLGFTVATQFIWFGFLGALLAALLVYGVGSLGREGATPVKLALAGAATSAVLTSITSAILLQDRGSYDQFRFWQLGALTARSSEVLWQVSPFILVGAVLALSLGPQLNALSLGDDLARGLGQRVGAARMVSALAVVVLCGAATVVAGPIGFVGLAVPHAARLITGPDYRWVLPYSMVLAPIMLLVADIIGRVIAPPGEVQVGVITAAIGCIPFIWLVRRRKLVEL; translated from the coding sequence GTGAGCGGGTCCGTCCTCCTGCGGAAAGGGGAGGCGACGGGCGGCGGTGGCAAGGAGGCGCGGGCCAGGCGCAGCCGGCCCGTCCTCGCCCTCGGGCTGCTGGCCGCCCTCGGTGTGCTGGTGCTCGCCGTCGTGGCGAGCCTCGCCATCGGCTCCGGGGACGTGCCGTTCCGCGATGTGCTGCCCGGCGTCTTCGACCCCGACCTCACCGTCAAGGGCCAGCTGGTCATCCAGGAGGTCCGCATCCCGCGCACCGTCGCCGGGCTGCTCGCCGGTGCGGCGCTCGGCCTCGCGGGGACCGTCATGCAGGGCGTCGCCCGTAACCCCCTCGCCGACCCCCAGCTCCTCGGCATCAACGCGGGCGCCTCCGTCGCCGTCGTCTGCTCCATCACGCTGCTCGGCTTCACCGTCGCCACCCAGTTCATCTGGTTCGGCTTCCTCGGCGCGCTGCTCGCCGCCCTCCTCGTCTACGGGGTCGGCTCGCTCGGCCGCGAGGGCGCGACCCCGGTCAAGCTGGCCCTCGCGGGCGCCGCGACCAGTGCCGTACTCACCTCGATCACCAGCGCGATCCTGCTCCAGGACCGTGGGAGCTACGACCAGTTCCGGTTCTGGCAGCTCGGGGCGCTGACCGCCCGCTCCTCCGAGGTGCTTTGGCAGGTCTCCCCGTTCATCCTCGTCGGGGCCGTACTCGCCCTCTCGCTCGGGCCGCAGCTCAACGCCCTCTCCCTCGGCGACGACCTCGCGCGCGGCCTCGGCCAGCGGGTCGGGGCCGCCCGGATGGTCTCCGCCCTCGCCGTGGTCGTGCTCTGCGGCGCCGCCACCGTCGTCGCCGGGCCCATCGGCTTCGTCGGCCTCGCCGTACCGCACGCCGCCCGCCTCATCACCGGGCCCGACTACCGCTGGGTGCTCCCGTACAGCATGGTCCTCGCCCCGATCATGCTCCTCGTCGCGGACATCATCGGCCGTGTGATCGCCCCGCCCGGCGAGGTGCAGGTCGGCGTGATCACCGCCGCCATCGGCTGCATCCCCTTCATCTGGCTGGTCCGGCGCAGGAAGCTGGTGGAACTGTGA